ATATTTGACGTCTCAATTTTCCAGCACGATTGTGCCGAACGCGTCCGTTCGATCCCGCTGCGTTGCACAATGACGCCGCCCAGGACGCCGCCGTGAAACCCAGGAGAAGGTCCGATGAAGCGCTTCGTCTCGTCGCTGTTCGGGCAGGTGGTTGCCGCCCTGGTCCTCGGGATCGTCATCGGCATGGTCTGGCCCGGCTTCGCGGTGGCCCTCAAGCCGCTGGGCGACGCCTTCATCAAGCTCATCAAGATGGCGATCGCGCCGCTCGTCTTCGGCGTCGTCGTGCATGGGATCGTCGGAGCCGGTGACCTTCGGAAGGTCGGCCGCGTCGGCCTGAAGTCGCTGATCTACTTCGAGGCCGTGACGACCCTCGCCCTCGTGCTGGGTCTCGTCCTCGCCTATGTCTTCGCCCCCGGCCACGGCATGAACGTCGACGTCGCGTCCCTCGATGCCAAGGCGATCGCCGGCTACACCGACCGCGTCGGGCAAGTCACCGGGACGGTCGACTTCCTGATGAAGCTCGTGCCGACAACCTTCGTCGATGCCTTCGCCAAGGGTGACATCCTTCAGGTCCTCATCCTCGCGATCCTGTTCGGATCCGGCCTCTCCCTACTCGGCGAGCGCGGCAAGCCGCTGGCCGAGAGCCTGGAGCGCATCACCGAAGTCCTGTTCCGGATCATCGGCTTCATCGTGAAGCTCGCGCCGCTCGGTGTGCTCGGCGCGGTGGCGTTCACGGTCGGCAAGTACGGCGTCGGCTCGCTGAAGCAGCTCGGCATGCTGGTCGCGCTGTTCTACGCGGGCGTCGCCTTCTTCGTCCTCGTGGTGCTCGGCGGCATCATGCGGCTCGCGGGCTTCAGCATCCTGAAGTTCCTGGCCTATCTCCGCGAGGAGCTGACGGTAGTGGCGGGCACGGCCTCCTCGGACAGCGTGCTGCCGCAGGTGATGCGCAAGCTGGAGCGCCTCGGCATCAAGGATTCGACCGTCGGCCTCGTGATCCCGACCGGCTACTCCTTCAACCTCGACGCCTTCTCGCTCTACCTGACCCTCGCCACGGTCTTCATCGCGCAGGCGACCAACACCGACCTCTCCTTCGGCCACCTGATGCTGATCCTCGGCATCGCGCTCCTGACATCGAAGGGCGCCCATGGCGTGCCGGGCTCCGCGATCGTCGTCCTCGCCGCGACGCTGTCGGCGGTGCCGGAGATCCCGGTGATCGGGCTGGTGCTGGTCCTGTCGATCGATTGGTTCGTCGGCATCGCCCGGGCGCTGGGCAACCTGATCGGCAATTGCGTGGCGACGGTGGTGATCGCCGCCTGGGAGGGCGACATCGATCGGGCCCAGGCCCACCGGGTGCTCAACCGCGAGACGACGACCGACAGTGTCGAGATCCTCGAAGCGCCGGTCGCGGAACCCCGCATCGCCTGACGCGCCCGAGCCAACCTGGGAGACGCCGATGACCGCGCCGCGCTACAACCCCGCCTGCGGGGGCCTTCCGCCGCAGACCGCCCTGATGACCGGCCGGGCCGTGTTCACCGAGGCCTACGCGGTCATCCCGAAGGGCGTGATGAGCGACATCGTCACCAGCGTCCTGCCGTTCTGGACCGGTACGCGGACCTGGATGCTGTCCCGGCCGCTCTCGGGCTTCTCGGAGACCTTCGCGCAGGCCCTGATGGAGATCGCCCCCGGCGGCGGCAGCGAGCAGCCCGAGCCGGATCCCGAGGCCGAGGGCGTGCTCTTCGTGGTCGGCGGCCAGCTGCGGCTCGTCCTCGACGGGCGCGCGCACGCCCTGCGGCCCGGCAGCTACGCCTACCTCGCCCCCGGGGCGGCCTGGAGCCTGCGCAACGACGGCGGCGAGCCCGCCCGCGTCCACTGGGTCCGCAAGGCCTACGAGCGCGTGCCGGGCCTCGACGCGCCCCCGTCGTTCCTCGCCCACGAAGCCGACGTCACGCCCGCGGCGATGCCCGGTACGGACGGGGCCTGGGCCACCACCCGCTTCGTCGCCGCCGACGACGTGCGCCACGACATGCACGTCAACATCGTGACGCTGCGTCCGGGCGCCTCGATCCCGTTCGAGGAGACCCACGTCATGGAGCACGGGCTGTTCGTGCTGGAGGGCAAGGCGGTCTACCGGCTCAACCGCGACTGGGTCGAGGTCGAGGCCGGCGACTACATGTGGCTGCGCGCCTTCTGCCCCCAGGCCTGCTACGCCGGCGGACCGGGACCCTTCCGCTACCTCCTCTACAAGGACGTCAACCGCCACGCGGCACTCCGGCCCCGGACGGCCTTCTGAGCGGCCGGTCCGCGTCGGGCGAGATCCGCCACGTGGGGTTGCGCGCCTCGTGGCCCTGTTGCGGAGCGGCGAGGCCGCCGAGGCGCGCCCTGCCGGAACGCCGCCGCCCCCGTCGCCGCGCGACGCGCGCTGGCACGATCGGCTGACGGCCTGAGAAACCCTGTCCCTGGTCGCGGCCCGGCGGCCCGGCCGGATCAGGCGCCGAGCCGGAAGGCCGGCTCCAGCAGGCCGCGCGCGCCGACATCGACGAGGATCGTCCGGCCGTGCTCCGGGTCGGCGGCCCGGCCGGCCTCGTCCATGCCCTCGTAGGCGGACGTGACCAGCAGCCGGTCGAGGGCGCAACCCGCGAAGGTCGGGCAGGTCGGCTGCCGCATCGGCACCGGGACGGTGCGCACCCGCTCGCCCGCGGGGCTGTAGGCATCGAGGCAGCCGGCGCCGAAGCGCGCCGTCCAGATCAGGCCCTCGGCATCGACGGCGGCGCCGTCGATGCCGCCGTCGCCGCCGCGATGATCGAAGTGGGTTTCGGGCGGCCCCTTCGGCAGCCCGGTCCTGGGATCCAGCGCCACGCGGCGCAGCACGCCGACCTCGGTATCGACGAAGTAGCCGGTCGCGCCGTCCGGCGAGAAGCTGATGCCGCTCGGGACCGT
The sequence above is drawn from the Methylobacterium mesophilicum SR1.6/6 genome and encodes:
- a CDS encoding dicarboxylate/amino acid:cation symporter, with the translated sequence MKRFVSSLFGQVVAALVLGIVIGMVWPGFAVALKPLGDAFIKLIKMAIAPLVFGVVVHGIVGAGDLRKVGRVGLKSLIYFEAVTTLALVLGLVLAYVFAPGHGMNVDVASLDAKAIAGYTDRVGQVTGTVDFLMKLVPTTFVDAFAKGDILQVLILAILFGSGLSLLGERGKPLAESLERITEVLFRIIGFIVKLAPLGVLGAVAFTVGKYGVGSLKQLGMLVALFYAGVAFFVLVVLGGIMRLAGFSILKFLAYLREELTVVAGTASSDSVLPQVMRKLERLGIKDSTVGLVIPTGYSFNLDAFSLYLTLATVFIAQATNTDLSFGHLMLILGIALLTSKGAHGVPGSAIVVLAATLSAVPEIPVIGLVLVLSIDWFVGIARALGNLIGNCVATVVIAAWEGDIDRAQAHRVLNRETTTDSVEILEAPVAEPRIA
- a CDS encoding bifunctional allantoicase/(S)-ureidoglycine aminohydrolase, which codes for MTAPRYNPACGGLPPQTALMTGRAVFTEAYAVIPKGVMSDIVTSVLPFWTGTRTWMLSRPLSGFSETFAQALMEIAPGGGSEQPEPDPEAEGVLFVVGGQLRLVLDGRAHALRPGSYAYLAPGAAWSLRNDGGEPARVHWVRKAYERVPGLDAPPSFLAHEADVTPAAMPGTDGAWATTRFVAADDVRHDMHVNIVTLRPGASIPFEETHVMEHGLFVLEGKAVYRLNRDWVEVEAGDYMWLRAFCPQACYAGGPGPFRYLLYKDVNRHAALRPRTAF
- a CDS encoding SMP-30/gluconolactonase/LRE family protein is translated as MDCLQHVRILSQVRCRLGEGPSYDPRTNTAWWVDILEARLFEMPVGTAQKALVHVLPIQVSDIAAIDGAHQLLSAEDGLYVRAIRDGDIRMLCPLEEDMLGNRSNDGRVHPSGALWIGTMDRDAARGRGAIYHVAGTRVRRLFGGLTVPSGISFSPDGATGYFVDTEVGVLRRVALDPRTGLPKGPPETHFDHRGGDGGIDGAAVDAEGLIWTARFGAGCLDAYSPAGERVRTVPVPMRQPTCPTFAGCALDRLLVTSAYEGMDEAGRAADPEHGRTILVDVGARGLLEPAFRLGA